Proteins encoded by one window of Bradyrhizobium sp. B097:
- a CDS encoding FAD-linked oxidase C-terminal domain-containing protein: protein MKQNTTQAITRLGGRFGDQFTTADAIRRHHATGVTAHRTETPDAVLFARATADVVDAVRICHQHSCPIVPFGTGTSTEGQISAEQGGVTIDLSGMNRILRVSADDLDCRVEAGVTRKTLNASLRDTGLFFPVDPGADASIGGMASTRASGTNAVRYGTMREVVMSLSVVLADGQLIETGTRARKSSAGYDLTRLFVGAEGTLGIITEATLRLAPIPQRIAAAVCTFPTVRAAVSAVVAALQSAIPLARAELLDALQVEACNRYSKLNLAVCPTLFLEFHGTDRAVDEQVEMMAEIAKEYGGGDFRWATATEERNRLWQARHDIWWAALALRPGSLGIPTDICVPISALPEVVAQTHADVAELGLIAPMCGHVGDGNFHLCVLVGPDDHNEQARVTELNARMIARAHAVGGTCTGEHGIGTGKIGYLAAERGEAMAALCAVKRALDPRNIMNPGKILDVGAYRPYQ from the coding sequence GTGAAGCAGAACACGACGCAGGCGATCACCCGTCTCGGCGGCCGCTTCGGCGATCAGTTCACGACCGCTGACGCAATCCGCCGCCATCACGCCACCGGCGTCACCGCGCATCGCACCGAGACGCCTGACGCCGTACTGTTCGCACGCGCCACCGCGGATGTCGTCGATGCGGTCAGGATCTGTCATCAACATAGCTGCCCCATCGTGCCCTTCGGCACGGGTACCTCGACCGAGGGGCAGATCAGCGCCGAGCAGGGCGGTGTCACCATCGATCTTTCCGGCATGAACCGCATCCTGCGTGTGTCGGCCGACGATCTCGATTGCAGGGTGGAAGCAGGCGTGACGCGCAAGACGCTGAATGCGTCACTGCGGGATACCGGATTGTTCTTTCCGGTCGACCCTGGTGCCGATGCATCGATCGGCGGCATGGCATCGACCCGGGCTTCCGGTACCAATGCCGTGCGGTACGGAACGATGCGGGAGGTCGTCATGTCGCTGTCCGTGGTGCTCGCCGATGGTCAGTTGATCGAAACCGGAACGCGGGCGAGGAAGTCGTCGGCCGGCTACGACCTGACGCGCCTTTTCGTCGGCGCGGAGGGAACGCTCGGCATCATCACCGAGGCGACGCTGCGGCTTGCGCCGATCCCCCAGCGTATCGCCGCTGCCGTCTGCACATTTCCGACCGTACGAGCTGCTGTATCGGCCGTGGTCGCAGCACTGCAGAGCGCTATTCCGCTTGCACGTGCCGAGCTTCTGGATGCGTTGCAGGTCGAAGCCTGCAACCGTTACTCGAAACTTAACCTTGCCGTTTGCCCGACGCTGTTCCTGGAATTCCACGGCACGGATCGTGCGGTCGACGAGCAGGTCGAGATGATGGCCGAGATCGCCAAAGAGTACGGCGGCGGTGACTTCCGATGGGCTACGGCGACCGAGGAACGAAACCGGCTTTGGCAAGCGCGTCACGATATCTGGTGGGCGGCGTTGGCCCTGCGTCCGGGCTCGCTGGGAATCCCGACCGATATCTGCGTGCCGATTTCGGCGCTGCCCGAGGTCGTTGCGCAGACGCATGCGGATGTTGCCGAACTTGGGCTGATCGCCCCGATGTGCGGCCATGTGGGCGACGGCAACTTTCATCTCTGCGTCCTGGTAGGGCCAGATGATCACAACGAGCAGGCGCGCGTCACCGAACTGAACGCCCGCATGATCGCGCGCGCACACGCGGTTGGCGGGACCTGTACGGGCGAGCACGGGATCGGCACCGGCAAGATCGGCTATCTCGCCGCAGAGCGGGGCGAAGCGATGGCGGCGCTTTGCGCAGTGAAGCGTGCGCTCGATCCCCGCAACATCATGAATCCCGGGAAGATCCTGGATGTCGGCGCGTATCGTCCCTACCAGTAG